In Eucalyptus grandis isolate ANBG69807.140 chromosome 4, ASM1654582v1, whole genome shotgun sequence, the following proteins share a genomic window:
- the LOC120292837 gene encoding nodulin-26-like yields MAEIGSHDVVVEVKDTNSTPKIKEEAGSCFSLPFFQKLIAEMLGTYFLIFAGCGSVVVNKNEKVVTLPGIAIVWGLVVMVLVYCVGHISGAHFNPAVTIAFAVTRRFPLKQVPAYVLAQQLGSTLAAGTLRLLFSGGHDQFAGTQPSGSDLQSFVIEFITTFYLMFVICGVATDSRAIGELAGLAVGATILLNVMFTGPITGGSMNPARSLGPAIVSNHYKGIWIYLLAPTMGAISGAAVYNIIRFTNKPLREVVRSGSY; encoded by the exons atggCTGAGATTGGAAGTCATGATGTTGTGGTGGAAGTGAAGGACACGAACTCAACAcccaaaatcaaagaagaggCAGGCTCCTGTTTCTCTCTGCCTTTCTTCCAAAAG TTGATAGCGGAGATGTTGGGGACCTACTTCTTGATATTCGCGGGTTGTGGGTCGGTGGTGGTGAACAAGAATGAGAAGGTGGTGACGCTGCCGGGGATAGCGATTGTGTGGGGGCTCGTGGTGATGGTCCTGGTTTACTGCGTCGGCCACATCTCCGGTGCCCATTTCAATCCCGCCGTCACCATTGCTTTTGCCGTCACCAGGAGATTCCCACTGAAGCag GTACCGGCTTATGTATTGGCGCAGCAACTCGGGTCGACCCTTGCGGCTGGGACACTCCGGTTGTTGTTCTCAGGGGGCCATGACCAATTCGCAGGGACACAGCCTTCCGGGTCGGACTTGCAATCCTTTGTGATCGAGTTCATCACAACGTTCTACCTCATGTTTGTCATCTGTGGTGTTGCCACTGACAGTAGAGCT ATTGGAGAGCTTGCTGGTCTTGCTGTGGGTGCAACTATACTGCTCAATGTGATGTTTACTGG GCCAATTACAGGAGGGTCGATGAACCCCGCAAGAAGCTTGGGGCCAGCGATTGTGTCTAACCATTACAAAGGGATATGGATATACCTACTTGCCCCGACCATGGGCGCGATATCAGGGGCTGCTGTCTACAACATCATCCGATTCACCAACAAGCCTTTGCGCGAGGTTGTGCGGAGCGGCTCCTACTGA